The genomic region GCCAGTATTGCTGGAACAACCCGGAGAGACCCGTCATGCCTGAATTCAGCCACTCCGTCTGGTATGCCCCGCTCTTCGCACTAATTCCGATGATACCGCTGCTGCCCCTGTTGGCGGCCGGCTGGATTGGCCTCTCTTACGCTTATGAAGGCAACCGCGGTGAGTCCGGCGAGAAAATCACTGCACGGGTGGCAGTTGGTGCCGCTTTCCTCTCACTGCTCTGTCTGCTGTTAGTCGATCTCTATGCCCTGCTCACCGGGCATGCCCCGGGGCAGGTGCGGATAATGGAGTGGCTCAACAGCGGCGACTACCAGATCAATATCAGTTTCACGCTAGATGCCCTGGGGCTCTCCATGGCCACCCTCGTGGCAGTTATCTCGTTCATCACTCTGCGTTTCTCGGTCAACTACCTGCATCGCGAAGCGGGATTCCAGCGCTTCTTTATGATCCTCTGCCTCTTCATGTCGGCAATGCTGTTGATCGTGATAAGCGGCAGTGCAGTCATGGCATTTATTGGTTGGGAGTTAGCGGGCGTGAGTTCCTACCTGCTGATCGGTTATTCACTCGACCGCCCCACCGCCACCAACAACGCCACTCGCGCCTTCGTCACCAACCGTATCGGCGATGCAGGTTTCATTCTGGCGATCTTCCTTGCGTTAACGTGGATTGGTGATGTCGAGTGGCCAGGCATCCTCTCGGGTGTCTCAGGAATGTCGACCCTGACTGCCGGCCTTCTGGCCTTTGGATTTCTGCTCGCCGCCCTGGTGAAATCAGCTCAAGTACCGTTTTCGCCCTGGATCGCCCGCGCGCTGGAAGGCCCTACCCCTTCCAGTGCAGTGTTTTACGGCAGCCTGATGGTACATGCTGGCGTGTTCTTGGTAATCCGGCTGCAGCCGGTCTTTGAACAGACCCCGCTGATGATGATCTTTCTCGTCATTTTTGGAGTAACGACTGCGCTCTATGGCTATCTGTCGGGACTGGTGCAAACAGATGTAAAGAGCATGCTGATCTTCTCCACCATCGCCCAAGTGGGCCTGATGTTCGTGGAGTGCGGCCTCGGCCTGTTTGACCTGGCCGCCTGGCACCTGGCCGCCCACGCTATCTGGCGCGCGTATCAGTTCCTCAGCTCCCCCGCCCATATGCACCTGATGTCACGCCCCACCCGACCGGTACCTGCATGCCTGGGCAGACGCCGCTGGCTCTATACCGCTGCGATTAATCGCTTCTGGCTCGACGCTATCGGCGATTGGCTGCTGACGCGCCCCACCAAGACATTGGCCCAGGACACGCAAAATTTCGATGACAAGGTCATCATTCCGCTGGTTGGCTTGCCGAGTCAGGCAGACGCGATCAGTTCGCTGGCGCAATGGGAACACAAGAGAGGCGGGCACCATCCTTCAGCTGAAGGTGACGTGGGAATGGGACACGGCCTTGCAGGAAAATTGATGGAAGGTATCGCCTCTCTCCTGCACTGGTTCGAGGAGCACCTGGTGCTGAAGGGCGGAGGGGAGGGACTGATCAATACGATTCAACGTGTCGGTGGCCAGCTGCAGAAGATCGAAGAGCTGTTGAGTCATCCTCGTTACCTATTACTGCTGATCATGGCCACCTTTGCGGTGATTATCTGAGGAATCCTGAACGATGATTACCGAAATCCATTGGACCGCCCAGTCGGCCTACCCGATTCTCACCACGTTGCAGTTGTTGCCGCTGGTCGTGCTGATGGCGATCCTGGCCATGCGAGAGAACCGGCTGGTGCCTTTGATCGGCATAGGCGGTGCGGTAGTAGAACTGCTTTTGGCCATCAACCTCTGGCTTAACTACGACTCCCATCAGGGCGCCATGCAGTTTGCCGAACGGGTTGAGCTGTTTGGCCCCCTTGCCTACCATGCCTCGGTGGACGGCGTCAGTGTGTTGTTTATCCTGCTCACGGCGCTGATCACGTTGTTGATGGTGATTTACGGGCAGGTGCGACAACTGCTGCCCCACGCTTGGTTCCTGGCACTGGTGTTCGCGGTAGAAGCCGCCCTGATGAGCATGTTCACCACCGTCGATCTGCTCTGGTTCGTACTGGTATCCGTTGTGGAGCTGGGACTGGTGGGTATTCTGCTCGCCCGGTGGTCGACCTCCCCTGAATCAGAACTTGCCCAAACCCGCTACTACCAGTTCATGAGCACCAGCATCCTGCTGTTGCTGATTGGCATCATCATTCTGGGCTGGAACCATGCAGATGCAGCCGGAGGGGACTGGACATTCGACCTGATCAAGCTCGCTCAGACGCCTGTCTCTCCCGGCTTTCAGTCGGTAGCCTTCTTCCTCTTCTTCTATGGCCTGGCGGTGCGTATTCCGCTCTTTCCCCTGCATGGATGGCTGCCACTGGTCGCCGAACACGGTACAGTGGCAGCCGCACCGGTATTTCTTATCGGCCTCAAGATCGGCATCTACGGCATGTTGAGGTTTATCCTGCCACTGATGCCCGAGGCTGTCATGCATTGGCACCAGTACATCGTTGCCTTCGCCGTGGCCGGCATCTTCTATGCTGCACTGCTGGCGATGTTGCAGGTCAACCTGCGCCGGCTGCTGGCCTTTGCGGTGGTCTCCCATACCAGTGTGCTGGTGATCGGACTGTTCAGTCTCAATCAGATGGCTTTCGAAGGTGCGGTCATGCTGTCGATCAATTTTGGTCTGGCGATCACAACGCTGCTGTTTATGCAAGGTTTCGTCTATCGACGTACCCACACACTGTTGATGGCACGCCTGGGCGGACTCTTCGACAGCATACCGGTAATCGGCATTACATTTCTCATAGCAGGACTCTCCATTGTCGGCATGCCGGGAACCCCAGGCTTTGATGCGGCCCATCTGATGCTTGAGGGTGCCATTCACCGCTATGGCGCACTGATCACCATTGCCGCCGCCTTGGGCAATGTGGTGGCCGCAGGTTTCCTGCTCTGGGCATTCCAGCGTGCTTTTCTTGCGCCCCAGGATGAGTCCCAGCCTGTACGTAAGGTGGATCCAACTACATGGACGGAACTGCTCATCTCGGGCGTAATGATTCTGGTTCTGCTGGGTGCCGGATTTTACTCCGAACTCTGGCTCGATCTGATCGAGAAATCTCTGGATGGGCTGAGCGCGCTCTACATGACGCCTCACGTTTAGACTGTTCATCGGTGGCTATCAGTCACTCAACACTGGAATCGAGAAACGATGGTTGAAACAATCCAGGCACTGACAAACGGCGTTCCGTTGATCAGCCTGCTGATCCTCTCGCTACCGATCGGCGCAGCTTTGGTCTGGCTGGTTCCCGGTAGTGAAAGATCTCGTTGGGTGGTACTGACGACCGCGCTTATCGACCTGGTGCTCGCCACCCTGATACTTCTGGGTTTTGACGCAACACAGAGCGGCTTTCAGTTTGTCGAAACAGCGAGTTGGATACCGTCTCTCAATATCCACTACAAAGTGGGCGTGGACGGAGTTTCTGTGCTGTTCCTGCCTTTAACCGTGCTGCTCTTCCTTGGCGTGATTCTCAGCTCATGGACCAGCGTGCGCACCCTGCCCCGACTCTACTACACACTGCTGTTGCTGCTGGAAAGCGCGACCTTGGGCATTTTTGTCTCCCTCGACACCATACTCTTTTTCCTTTTCTGGGAACTGACGCTGATCCCGCTCTATTTCCTCATCAGTTTCTGGGGAACCGGCGCAAACCGGCGTTATGCTGCGGTAAAATATACTCTCTTCAT from Gammaproteobacteria bacterium (ex Lamellibrachia satsuma) harbors:
- a CDS encoding NADH-quinone oxidoreductase subunit M; the protein is MITEIHWTAQSAYPILTTLQLLPLVVLMAILAMRENRLVPLIGIGGAVVELLLAINLWLNYDSHQGAMQFAERVELFGPLAYHASVDGVSVLFILLTALITLLMVIYGQVRQLLPHAWFLALVFAVEAALMSMFTTVDLLWFVLVSVVELGLVGILLARWSTSPESELAQTRYYQFMSTSILLLLIGIIILGWNHADAAGGDWTFDLIKLAQTPVSPGFQSVAFFLFFYGLAVRIPLFPLHGWLPLVAEHGTVAAAPVFLIGLKIGIYGMLRFILPLMPEAVMHWHQYIVAFAVAGIFYAALLAMLQVNLRRLLAFAVVSHTSVLVIGLFSLNQMAFEGAVMLSINFGLAITTLLFMQGFVYRRTHTLLMARLGGLFDSIPVIGITFLIAGLSIVGMPGTPGFDAAHLMLEGAIHRYGALITIAAALGNVVAAGFLLWAFQRAFLAPQDESQPVRKVDPTTWTELLISGVMILVLLGAGFYSELWLDLIEKSLDGLSALYMTPHV